Genomic window (Streptomyces liliiviolaceus):
GGATATGGGGCGCCGTCAACGGTCTCGCGGTCGCCTCGGGGCCGCTCATCGGAGGCAGCCTCACCGAACACCTGTCCTGGCAGTGGATCTTCTGGCTGAACGTTCCGCTGGGCCTCGCCCTGCTGCCGCTCGTCCGGCTGCGCCTGACGGAGTCGTTCGGCTCCGGCGCCCCGCTCGACATCCGCGGCACCCTGCTCGCCAGCGGCGGCCTCTTCGGCATCGTCTACGGGCTGGTCCGCGCGCCTGTCGTCGGCTGGAGCGACGGTGTCGTGCTGCTCGCCCTCTTCGCGGGTACGGCCCTGCTCACCGGCTTCGTCTTCCACGGCATGCGGGCCGAGAACCCGATGCTGCCGATGCGCCTCTTCCGCAGTCGCGCCTTCGCCGGGATCAACGCGGCGAGTCTGCTGATGTTCCTCGGGATGTTCGGCTCGATCTTCCTGCTCAGCCAGTACATGCAGGGCGTGCTCGGCTACTCGCCCACCGAGGCGGGGCTGCGCATGCTGCCGTGGACCGGTATGCCGATGCTCGTCGCGCCGCTCGCCGGCTATCTGTCGGACCGTGTCGGTGGCCGTCCGGTCGTCGCGGCGGGTCTGTTCCTCCAGGCCGTCGGGCTCGGGTGGTTCGCCGCCGTGGTCGAGGCGGACACGTCGTACGCCGCGCAGCTGCCCGCGCTGATCATCAGCGGCATCGGGATGTCGCTCTTCTTCGCCCCCGCCTCCAGCCTGGTCATGTCCAGCGTCCGGGCGCAGGAGCAGGGGATCGCGTCCGGCGCCAACAACGCGCTGCGCGAGGTCGGCGGGGCGCTCGGTATCGCGGTGATGGCCTCGATCTTCTCAGCGCAGGGCGGCTACGAGAGCGCGCGGACCTTCGTGGACGGGATCCGGCCCGCGCTGTGGGTGGGCTCGGCGGCGGTGGCCCTGGCGGGGGTCGGGGCGCTGTACATCCCGCGCCGGCGGCCTGCGACCGGGCCTGCGGCCGGGGCTCAGGAGGTCACGGAGGCGGCCGTGCCTGTGCCTGTGCCTGTGCCGGAGACTGCGTCGCGTTGAGTTGAGTCCGCAGGCCGGTGGGGGCGGGTCGCGCAGTTCCCCGCGCCCCTCGGGAGCGGGGCTGCGCCCCGGCTCCCGCCCCACCGGCCCGCAGACTCAGTGCGACCTCAGGTGCCCGCACTCTTGAGAACGGCCCCGCCGGAACCGGCGGGGCCGTTCTCGTACTCTGGGGACGTGCAGGAACTCCACGACACCGCCCTCGCCCCGCTGACCACCTTCCGGCTCGGTGGTCCTGCCGACCGGCTGATCACCGCGACCACCGACGACGAGGTCATCGCCGCCGTCCGCGAGGCCGACGACTCCGGTACGCCGCTGCTGCTGATCGGCGGCGGATCCAACCTGGTCATCGGCGACAAGGGCTTCGCGGGCACCGCCCTGCGCATCGCCACCCGCGGCTTCGACCTGGACGGTACGAAGCTGGAGCTGGCCGCCGGCGAGGTGTGGACCGACGCGGTCGCCCGGACCGTCGAGGCCCGTCTCGCGGGCATCGAGTGCCTCGCCGGAATCCCGGGCTCCGCCGGTGCGACACCGATCCAGAACGTGGGCGCGTACGGGCAGGAAGTGTCGTCGACGATCACCGAAGTGGTCGCCTACGACCGCGAGAGCCGCGAGACGGTCACCATGTCCAACGCCGAGTGCGCCTTCTCGTACCGGCACAGCCGGTTCAAGGGCGATCCCGAGCGGTTCGTCGTGCTGCGGGTCCGTTTCGAGCTGGAGGACGCGGCGGGGCTGTCCGCGCCGCTGAGGTACGCCGAGACGGCTCGCATGCTCGGTGTCGACCCCGGCGACCGCGTGCCCGTGGACGCGGCCCGCGAGACCGTCCTGAAGCTGCGCTCCGGGAAGGGCATGGTCCTCGACCCCGAGGACCACGACACCTGGTCGGCCGGCTCGTTCTTCACCAACCCGATCCTCACGCGTGAGGAGTTCGCCGCGTTCCACGCGCGCGTGGCCGAGCGCCTGGGCGACGGAGTGGTCCCGCCCGCTTACCCCGCGGACGACGAGCACACCAAGACCTCCGCGGCCTGGCTGATCGACAAGTCGGGCTTCACCAAGGGGTACGGCACCGGCCCGGCCCGTATCTCCACCAAGCACACCCTGGCCCTCACCAACCGCGGCGGGGCCACCACGGAGGACCTGCTCGCGCTCGCCCGCGAGGTCGTCGCGGGCGTCCACGACGCCTTCGGGATCACGCTCGTCAACGAACCGGTGACGGTGGGCGTCAGCCTCTGAGACGGTATTCCGCTTGTCGGCGGCCGTGAGAGGCGGTCACCCTGGGGCCATGAGAGAACTCCCGTGCGGCTGAGGGTCACCGAGTTCGCGCCGCGAGCCGGCCGGTACGCGTTCCGGGTCGTCCAGCCGAGCCCCGCCCTGCGGCACACCACACTCAGCGACCCCCTACGGGAGTGGGGATATCTGGTCGGGGACCACGACGGGCTCTCCCGCCTCGCCGCGCTGTTCTCGTTCGCCGCGCACTCCCCGCACACGGTCGTCCACGTCCCGCTGCGCGACGGCGTCCCCCGGCAGTACGCGCCCGGGGTGCCGGTGGACCTGGTCCTCGTCCACCGGACCCTGGGCCTGCGGCCGTCCGTCTGGCCCGCGCTGCGCCGCGGGTTGACCCGGGGCACCCCGGGCACCGTCCGCACCGACGAACAGCGGACCGCCCGTCACGCCGCCGCCTGGCAGGCGCGCTGGGACCGGCGCTGGGACCGGCTGGCCCCGGTCGACAGGATCCGTCCCGCGACGCACGCCCGGACGCTGTTCCTCTTCGGCGCCCGGGACACCTTCGCCTCGGCGTCCGTCCACCTGGAACTGGCGGCAGGGTTCGGCCCGCTCGGCAAGAGGGCGGCCAAGGGACACGACGTGCTGGTCACCACGCTCACCCCGCATCTGCCGCTGACCCGGGGGCGGGGGCCGGAGCTCGACATCGGCTTCCAGGCGTACCCGCCCCTCTCCCACTTCAGGCGGCCGGGGCGCTCAGCCAGTCGTCGACCCCGGACAGCAGCTTCTCCCTGATGTCGGGCGGCGCCGCCGAGGCGCGTACCGACTGCCGTGCCAGTTCGGCCAGTTCGGCGTCCGTGAAGCCGTGGTGGCGGCGCGCGATGTCGTACTGGGCGGCCAGCCGGGAGCCGAACAGCAGCGGGTCGTCCGCACCGAGCGCCATGGGCACGCCCGCCTCGAAGAGCGTGCGCAGGGGGACGTCCTCCGGCTTCTCGTAGACCCCCAGGGCGACGTTCGAGGCCGGGCAGACCTCGCAGGTGATGCCGCGGTCCGCGAGCCGCTTCAGCAGCCGCGGGTCCTCGGCGGCCCGCACCCCGTGCCCGATCCGCGAGGCGTGCAGATCGTCCAGGCAGTCGCGGACGGACGCGGGGCCCGTCAGCTCGCCGCCGTGCGGCGCGGCCAGCAGCCCGCCCTCCCGGGCGATCGCGAAGGCCCGGTCGAAGTCCCGCGCCATGCCCCGCCGCTCGTCGTTGGAGAGCCCGAACCCGACGATGCCGCGGTCCGCGTACCGCACGGCCAGCCGGGCCAGCGTGCGGGCGTCCAGCGGGTGCTTCATCCGGTTCGCGGCGACCAGGACCCGCATACCGAGCCCGGTCTCGCGCGAGGCCGTGTCCACCGCGTCCAGGATGATCTCCAGGGCGGGGATCAGACCGCCCAGACGAGGGGCGTACGACGTGGGGTCGACCTGGATCTCCAGCCACCCCGAGCCGTCCCTCAGGTCCTCCTCGGCGGCCTCGCGCACGAGCCGCTGGATGTCCTCGGGATCTCTGAGGCATGAGCGCGCCGCGTCGTACAGACGCTGGAAGCGGAACCAGCCGCGCTCGTCCGTCGCCCGCAGCTTGGGCGGCTCGCCGCTCGTCAGCGCCTCGGGCAGATGGATTCCGTGCTTGTCGGCCAGTTCCAGCAGGGTGGTGTGCCGCATCGAACCGGTGAAATGCAGGTGCAGATGAGCCTTGGGCAGCTCAGAGACCTTACGTACGTGCTCCATTCAAGGATCCTGCCGCACGCCGGCGCCGTATCGGTAGCGCTTTCCCTGAACGTGGTCTTGCTCGCACGAAGAAACGAGCCGCCTCCCCGGAGGGAAGCGGCTCGCCCCACCCGCTGACGTGAGCGGATTCAGTACTTACTGTCGTGCGCGGGTTCAGGCCTTGGCCTCCGCCAGGAGCTTCTGGATCCGCGAGACGCCCTCGACGAGGTCCTCGTCACCCAGCGCGTACGACAGCCGCAGATAGCCCGGCGTGCCGAAGGCCTCGCCCGGGACGACCGCGACCTCGGCCTCCTCCAGGATCAGCGCGGCCAGCTCGACGGAGGTCTGCGGGCGCTTGCCGCGGATCTCCTTGCCGAGGAGCGCCTTCACCGAGGGGTACGCGTAGAACGCGCCCTCGGGCTCCGGGCAGAGCACGCCGTCGATCTCGTTGAGCATGCGCACGATCGTCCTGCGGCGGCGGTCGAAGGCCTCGCGCATCTCGGCGACGGCCGTCAGGTCGCCCGAGACGGCGGCGATCGCGGCGGCCTGGGCCACGTTCGACACGTTCGACGTGGCATGGGACTGCAGGTTGGTCGCGGCCTTCACCACGTCCTTGGGGCCGATGACCCACCCGACCCGCCAGCCGGTCATCGCGTACGTCTTCGCCACGCCGTTGACCACGATGCACTTGTCGCGCAGCTCGGGAAGTACCGCCGGCAGCGAGGTGAACTTCGCGTCCCCGTAGACCAGGTGCTCGTAGATCTCGTCCGTCATCACCCACAGGCCGTGCTCGACGGCCCAGCGGCCGATGGCCTCGGTGTCCTCGGCGCTGTAGACGGCGCCGGTCGGGTTGGAGGGCGACACGAAGAGGACGACCTTGGTCTTCTCCGTACGGGCCGCCTCCAGCTGCTCGACCGAGACGCGGTAGCCGGTCGTCTCGTCCGCGACGACGTCCACCGGGACACCGCCGGCGAGACGGATCGACTCGGGGTACGTCGTCCAGTAGGGGGCCGGGACGATGACCTCGTCGCCCGGGTCGAGGATCGCGGCGAACGCCTCGTAGATGGCCTGCTTGCCGCCGTTGGTCACCAGGACCTGGGAGGCGTCCACCTCGTAGTGGGAGTCACGCAGCGTCTTGGCGACGATCGCCGCCTTCAGCTCAGGAAGGCCGCCGGCCGGCGTGTAGCGGTGGTACTTCGGGTTCTTGCATGCCTCGATGGCGGCCTCGACGACGTAGTCCGGGGTCGGGAAGTCGGGCTCACCGGCGCCGAAGCCGATCACCGGACGTCCGGCGGCCTTGAGGGCCTTGGCCTTGGCGTCCACGGCGAGGGTGGCGGACTCGGAGATCGCGCCGACTCGGGCGGAGACCCGGCGCTCGGTGGGAGGGATTGCAGCGCTCATGGGACCCATCGTTTCAGACCGGAAACGTCCCCGGCACACTGGTTTCACAGACTGGGCAGCGCCGGACGGACCCGGGGCCGGGTACGCACAAAGTCCGTACGGACACTTTCTGTTCGACGACCGGCCGCCGACCACGTACACTCTCACCTCGTTGGCCTTCACCGGCCGCACTCTTCCGGTGCACTCCGAGCACCCGGGCGGATGCGGTACGTTGTGGGGGAAGCAAAGGGTCGTAGCTCAATTGGTAGAGCACTGGTCTCCAAAACCAGCGGTTGGGGGTTCAAGTCCCTCCGGCCCTGCTACACACTCCTTTCACCAGGATGTGTGCGCATGTACGTACTGCATTGCACCGCCGTGCGGCTCACACCGGGCGCGGCACGGCCACGACCCGGAATCAGGTGAGGACGAGTGACGGACGCCGTGGGCTCCATCGACATGCCTGATGCCCAGGATGAGGCGCCGGAGTCCCAGAAGAAGGGCCGCAAGGGTGGCAAGCGTGCCAAGAAGGGCCCGCTGAAGCGCCTCGCCCTCTTCTACCGCCAGATCGTCGCGGAGCTCCGCAAGGTTGTCTGGCCGACCCGCAATCAGCTGACGACGTACACCACAGTGGTGATTGTGTTCGTTGTCATCATGATCGGTCTGGTGACTGTGATTGACTTCGGACTCGACAAGGCCGCCAAGTACGTCTTCGGCTAGGCCAAGCGCGAAGGGCGCCGTACCCGGCGCCCGCTTTCGCGTGTTCCACCCCCATGATCCAGGAAGAAGCAGCCACCGTGTCTGACCCGAACCTGAACGATGCCGTCGAGTCGGTCGAGTCCCGTGACGACGAACTCGACATCGTCGAGGGCGCGGACGTCGAGGACGAGGTCGAGGCTGCCGACGCCGCGGCGGGCAAGCCCGCCGAAGAGGCCGCGCTGCAGGTCGAGGACGAGTCCGGCGAGGACGCCGAGGGCGAGTCCGCCGACGCCGCGGCCGACGAGGACGCCACCGACGAGGAGGAGGCGGAGGAGGCCGAGCCGGTCGACCCCGTCACCGCCCTGCGTGAGGAACTCCGTTCGCTGCCCGGCGAGTGGTACGTCATCCACACGTACGCCGGTTACGAGAACCGCGTGAAGACCAACCTCGAACAGCGTGCCGTCTCGCTGAACGTCGAGGACTTCATCTTCGCGGCCGAGGTGCCGCAAGAAGAGGTCGCGCAGATCAAGAACGGCGAGCGCAAGACCATCAAGCAGAACAAGCTCCCCGGCTACGTGCTGGTGCGCATGGATCTGACGAACGAGTCCTGGGGTGTCGTCCGCAACACCCCCGGCGTCACCGGCTTCGTGGGCAACGCCTACGACCCGTACCCGCTGACGCTGGACGAGATCGTCAAGATGCTCGCCCCCGAGGCCGAGGAGAAGGCCGCCCGCGAGGCCGCCGAGGCCGAGGGCAAGCCGGCGCCGTCCCGCAAGCTTGAGGTCCAGGTGCTGGACTTCGAGGTGGGCGACTCGGTCACCGTCACCGACGGCCCGTTCGCGACGCTGCAGGCGACCATCAACGAGATCAACGCCGACTCGAAGAAGGTCAAGGGCCTCGTCGAGATCTTCGGCCGCGAGACTCCGGTGGAGCTCAGCTTCGACCAGATCCAGAAGAACTGACGTTCTTTCGGACCGTACGCTTCCGACCAGGTCAGACAGGCTCTCGCAGCCCGTCTGACCTGCTCGGTTTCAGGCTGCGCACCGATACCCGTTATCGTTGTGCGGTATGCCTCCATCCGGATGATCCGGATGGATGGCCGGAAACTCTCACTAGGACCCGGAGAGAGCAATGCCTCCCAAGAAGAAGAAGGTCACGGGGCTCATCAAGCTCCAGATCCAGGCCGGTGCGGCCAACCCGGCGCCGCCGGTCGGCCCCGCACTGGGCCAGCACGGCGTCAACATCATGGAGTTCTGCAAGGCCTACAACGCGGCGACCGAGTCGCAGCGCGGCTGGGTCATCCCGGTGGAGATCACGGTCTACGAAGACCGCTCCTTCACCTTCATCACCAAGACCCCGCCGGCCGCGAAGATGATCCTCAAGGCCGCCGGTGTCGAGAAGGGCTCGGGCGAGCCGCACAAGACCAAGGTCGCCAAGATCACGCAGGCCCAGGTCCGCGAGATCGCCACGACCAAGCTGGCCGACCTGAACGCCAACGACCTGGACGCCGCGTCGAAGATCATCGCCGGCACCGCCCGTTCCATGGGCATCACGGTCGAGGGCTGATCCCCACCCTTGTAGAACACCGTGGCAGGGCCTGCTCGGCCCCTACCACGACTCCTCAGAGCACACAGGAGCAGTAGTGAGCAAGCGCAGCAAGTCTCTCCGCGCTGCGGACGCCAAGATCGACCGGGAGAAGCTGTACGCCCCGCTCGAAGCCGTCCGTCTCGCCAAGGAGACCTCCACCTCCAAGTTCGACGGCACCGTCGAGGTCGCCTTCCGTCTGGGTGTCGACCCGCGCAAGGCCGACCAGATGGTCCGCGGCACCGTGAACCTCCCGCACGGCACCGGCAAGACCGCCCGGGTCCTGGTCTTCGCGACCGGTGACCGTGCCGAGGCCGCGACTGCCGCCGGCGCCGACATCGTCGGCTCCGACGAACTCATCGACGAGGTCGCGAAGGGGCGTCTGGACTTCGACGCCGTCGTCGCCACCCCGGACCTCATGGGCAAGGTCGGCCGCCTGGGCCGTGTCCTCGGCCCGCGTGGTCTGATGCCGAACCCGAAGACGGGCACCGTGACCCCGGACGTGGCCAAGGCCGTGACCGAGATCAAGGGCGGCAAGATCGAGTTCCGCGTCGACAAGCACTCGAACCTGCACTTCATCATCGGCAAGGCGTCGTTCGACGACACGCAGCTGGTGGAGAACTACGGCGCCGCGCTCGACGAGATCCTTCGTCTGAAGCCGTCGGCCGCCAAGGGTCGCTACATCAAGAAGGCCACGATCAGCACCACGATCGGCCCCGGCATCACTGTCGACTCGAACCGCACCCGCAACCTCCTCGTCGAGGAGGACCCGGCCGCCGTCTGAGCCTGACGCTCACCGGTAGCCGCGTCGCAGACGCGATTTCAGGACGGGCCCCGCAACCTTTCGAGGTGCGGGGCCCGTCTTTGTGTCCGGCGCCCGGTGACCGTTCCCGGGTCGGATGTCGGTGGCCTGCGCTAGCGTGCGGGGCACAGGAATCGCATAGGGGGACGAATGATGAGCTCGATCGTGCGCCGGGTGGCCGTCTCGATAGCGGTGGCCGCCGCCCTGACCGGAGCCGCGGCCTGTAGCGGCTCCGACTCCGACGGGGACTCCGGAGGGGACAGCGAGGGTTCGGCGGGCGCGGGCAAGGGCGCCGGCGAGGCCAGGACCCGTACGGACGCGATCGTGGCCCTTCGTTCCGTGGAGAAGAGCACCGACGGCGCGGACTCCGCCAAGGTCGAGTCCACCACGACCATGGGCACGATGATGTCGATGGAGGCGGACGGCGCCCTCGGCTGGGCCGACGGACTCACCGGCAAGCTGACGATCACGTACACCGGCGGCACGATGGCCGACCAGATGCGCCAGCTGGGAACCACCTCCATGGAGGCCCGGTATCTGCCGGACGCCTACTACGCGAAGATGGGCGACAAGTTCGCCGCGCAGTCCGGCGGCAAGCACTGGATCAAGTACGACTACGACGACCTGGCGAAGCTCGCCGGCGGATCGGGCGCGTACATGAAGGACCAGATGCAGAACACCACGCCGAACCAGTCGGTGAAGCTGCTGCTGGCCTCCGGGGACGTCGAGAAGGTCGGCGAGGAGAAGGTGCGCGGCGAGGACACCACGCACTACTCGGGCACGGTCGACGTCGCGGATCTCGCGGGCCGGAACTCCTCCCTCTCCGCGAGCCAACTGGCCGATCTCAAGAGCCAGTTGGAGCAGGCCGGGGTGACCACCGAGACCATCGACATCTGGGTGAACGACAAGGACCTGCTGGTCAAGAAGGCCGAGAAGGGCGAGCTGGCGACCGGCTCGATGTCCTCGACGGCGTACTACAGCGACTACGGCGTCGAGGTCGCGGCCGAGGAGCCCGCGGCGGGCGACACCGCGGACTTCAAGGACCTGATGCGGAGCCAGCCGGCGGGCTGAAGCCGGTCGGCGGGCTGAAGCCGCCCGGACACTCCCTCCGGCCTCCGGTTCCACCCTCTCCTGGAAGTCACAGGCGTCACAGGCGTCACACAGGGCACGTGAGAACTCAGAGGACTGCCTGAACCACGCTGGGATACGCTCGCGGCTTGTCTGTGAGTCGCTCATTTGTTCCTTGGGGGGAACCATGAAGCTTTCTGTGCGCACGTCTGCACGCAACAGGGCGACGGGCGCGGTCGTCGCCGCGCTCGTCCTCGGTGGGGGTGCCGTCGGCTGTTCCAAGGGGGACGAGGAGTCCCCCGAGATGACTCCCGCCGCGGCCGTCGCCAAGGCGGCGAAGAAGACGGAGGACATCACCTCCCTCAGCTACCGGATGACGGGCAGGACCCCGGAGGAGGGGCGCATCAAGGCCGAGGCCCAGATGCGCATGAAGCCCGACCTCGCCATGAGCATGAAGATGACCGCCCTGGACCAGGGGAAGGACGGCAACGCCGAGATCCGTCTGGTCGACAAGGCGATGTACATCGGCGGGGGCGCCGCGGCGGCCAAGGAGATGGACGGCAAGAGCTGGATCAAGTTCGACATGTCCACGCTGGGTGACGACGCACTGGGCGGCGGCGGGGCCCCGGGCGCCGGGACGGCCGACAAGAACCCGGCGCAGGAGTCCACCTTCCTCACCGGCTCCAAGGACGTGAAGAAGGTCGGCACCGAGAAGGTCGAGGGCGTCGAGACCACCCACTACAAGGGCACGGTCACCCTCGACGAGTTCCGCAAGTCCCTCAAGACCGAGAGCAAGGCCACCCGCGAGAAGCGGGAGAAGAGCCTTGAGCAGTACGAGAAGCTGGGCCTGGACGCGCTCACGATGGACATGTGGGTCGACGGCGAGGACCACACCAAGCAGTTCCGCATGCAGGGCGACGCCGACAAGGGCAAGCTCGACATGACCATCACCTTCCTCGACTACAACAAGCCCGTGACCGTCGAGGCCCCGCCGGCCAAGGACGTCATGGACCTGGCCGAGATGATGGGCGACCTGGAGGGCTGACGGCCCCGGAGGGCGCGATTTGCTTGACAGCGCCCCGTTCACGTAACCTTCCACAGAAGCCAAAGACCGCTGGTCGTTGCTGTGCTCTCGTCAGAGGACGCGGTGACCGAAGGATCCGCTGAATTGCGGACGACCCGCGCAGGTGACTGTGGATGAGCTCCCGGACAGTCCCGTACTTCGTACGGATTCCGTCTGGTAGAGCCACGCCCCGTGCGCCTGCGCCGGGGCGTTTCGTTTTCCCAGTCTCCTTCTGAGCGGTCCTCATCACCCGGAAGGAGGCCACGCTTATGGCAAGGCCCGACAAGGCTGCCGCGGTAGCCGAGCTCGCGGACCAGTTCCGCAGCTCGAACGCCGCTGTGCTGACCGAGTACCGGGGTCTCACCGTGGCGCAGCTCAAGACGCTGCGTCGTTCGCTCGGTGAAGACGCCCAGTACGCCGTGGTGAAGAACACGCTGACCAAGATCGCGGCCAACGAGGCCGGGATCTCCACGCTCGACGACCTGTTCAACGGTCCGACGGCGGTTGCCTTCATCTCCGGTGACCCGGTGACGTCGGCGAAGGGTCTTCGTGACTTCGCCAAGGACAACCCGAACCTCGTCATCAAGGGCGGTGTCCTTGACGGTAAGGCGCTGTCCGCCGACGAGATCAAGAAGCTTGCGGACCTTGAGTCCCGCGAGGTTCTGCTCGCCAAGCTGGCGGGTGCCATGAAGGGCAAGCAGTCCCAGGCTGCCACCCTCTTCCAGGCGCTCCCGTCGAAGTTCGTCCGCACCGCGGAGGCGCTTCGCGTCAAGCTCGAAGAGCAGGGCGGTGCCGAGTAACTCGGCTCGCGCAATGACCGCCGCCTGAGGCGACGGTCGCAGCGGGCCGAACGTACGCCCGCCTCACCAGTACATCCCGGCACCTGCCGAATGAGTGGAAGGACGCCATCATGGCGAAGCTGTCCCAGGAAGAGCTGCTCGCGCAGTTCGAGAACCTCACCCTCATCGAGCTCTCCGAGTTCGTGAAGGCCTTCGAGGAGAAGTTCGACGTCACCGCCGCCGCCGCGGTCGCCGCCGGCCCCGCCGCCGCTGCCGCCCCGGCCGAGGCCGAGGCCGAGCAGGACGAGTTCGACGTCATCCTCACGGGTGCCGGCGAGAAGAAGATCCAGGTCATCAAGGTCGTGCGTGAGCTCACCTCGCTGGGTCTGAAGGAGGCCAAGGACCTCGTCGACGGCGCTCCGAAGCCCGTCCTGGAGAAGGTCGACAAGGCTGCCGCCGAGAAGGCTGCCGAGTCCCTCAAGGGCGCCGGCGCCTCCGTCGAGGTCAAGTGACCCGACGAGTCCGCCAGGACTCCTGCGAGCCGCGTAGAGCCGCTTTCGTAGCGGTGTAACGCTGACGCACCGAAGAGCGATCACCCAACTGGGTGGTCGCTCTTCGGCGTTCGAGGGGGCCGTGCGGCGACTGCCTTGCGCTGTAGGTCGCGACGAGTATGGTGATCTTCGTTCGTGCCTCCAGCCGCCCGTGACGGGCTGCAAGACAGGTTGCAAGTGACGGTGGCAGCACCCGGTTCGGGCTTGGGGGGCCTTGACGAACCGCACGCAGCGCGCAATTCTCAGGACGCGTCGTCACAACGATCCGGATCCGAGGCATGGATCGGCGGCGAAGAGGGCAGTATCGATGTGCATCGAGGGCGTGGCTTGCAGCAGGGGTTGAGAACAACGAGGGTCTTCAAAAACCCGCACTGGACATCAGTGGGCCTAGTGGCTACACTGACCCTTTGCGCTGCCTGTTAGCTGCCTCCTGCCCGTCACCAGGGGCATACCCTCGCTTGAGCATCGTGGATGGAACCGACTCCGACCTGGTCGTATTCGACTAGATCGGGAGACGTTCTTCCTGGTGCCCCGCTTGGGACCGGTACGCGCGTAGTGAGTCCGAGCCCTCGGAAGGACCCCCTCTTGGCCGCCTCGCGCACTGCCTCGACCGCGAATACGAACAACGGCGCCAGCACCGCCCCGCTGCGCATCTCCTTTGCAAAGATCAAGGAGCCCCTTGAGGTTCCGAACCTTCTTGCGCTGCAGACCGAAAGCTTTGACTGGCTGCTCGGCAACGACGCGTGGAAGGCTCGTGTCGAGGCGGCTCTGGACAGTGGACAGGACGTCCCCACGAAGTCCGGTCTGGAGGAGATCTTCGAGGAGATCTCCCCGATCGAGGACTTCTCAGGGTCGATGTCCCTGACGTTCCGCGACCACCGCTTCGAGCCTCCCAAGAACTCGATCGACGAGTGCAAGGAGCGCGACTTCACGTTCGCCGCGCCGCTCTTCGTCACCGCCGAGTTCACCAACAACGAGACCGGCGAGATCAAGTCCCAGACCGTCTTCATGGGTGATTTCCCGCTCATGACGAACAAGGGCACCTTCGTCATCAACGGCACCGAGCGTGTCGTGGTGTCGCAGCTGGTCCGTTCGCCGGGTGTCTACTTCGACTCCTCCATCGACAAGACGTCCGACAAGGACATCTTCTCCGCGAAGGTCATCCCGTCCCGGGGTGCCTGGCTGGAGATGGAGATCGACAAGCGCGACATGGTCGGTGTCCGCATCGACCGCAAGCGCAAGCAGTCCGTCACCGTCCTGCTCAAGGCTCTCGGTTGGACGACCGAGCAGATCCTTGAGGAGTTCGGCGAGTACGAATCCATGCGCGCCACCCTGGAGAAGGACCACACCCAGGGCCAGGACGACGCGCTGCTCGACATCTACCGCAAGCTGCGTCCGGGCGAGCCGCCGACCCGTGAGGCCGCGCAGACGCTGCTGGAGAACCTCTACTTCAACCCCAAGCGCTACGACCTCGCGAAGGTCGGCCGCTAC
Coding sequences:
- the nusG gene encoding transcription termination/antitermination protein NusG gives rise to the protein MSDPNLNDAVESVESRDDELDIVEGADVEDEVEAADAAAGKPAEEAALQVEDESGEDAEGESADAAADEDATDEEEAEEAEPVDPVTALREELRSLPGEWYVIHTYAGYENRVKTNLEQRAVSLNVEDFIFAAEVPQEEVAQIKNGERKTIKQNKLPGYVLVRMDLTNESWGVVRNTPGVTGFVGNAYDPYPLTLDEIVKMLAPEAEEKAAREAAEAEGKPAPSRKLEVQVLDFEVGDSVTVTDGPFATLQATINEINADSKKVKGLVEIFGRETPVELSFDQIQKN
- a CDS encoding adenosine deaminase, whose amino-acid sequence is MEHVRKVSELPKAHLHLHFTGSMRHTTLLELADKHGIHLPEALTSGEPPKLRATDERGWFRFQRLYDAARSCLRDPEDIQRLVREAAEEDLRDGSGWLEIQVDPTSYAPRLGGLIPALEIILDAVDTASRETGLGMRVLVAANRMKHPLDARTLARLAVRYADRGIVGFGLSNDERRGMARDFDRAFAIAREGGLLAAPHGGELTGPASVRDCLDDLHASRIGHGVRAAEDPRLLKRLADRGITCEVCPASNVALGVYEKPEDVPLRTLFEAGVPMALGADDPLLFGSRLAAQYDIARRHHGFTDAELAELARQSVRASAAPPDIREKLLSGVDDWLSAPAA
- a CDS encoding pyridoxal phosphate-dependent aminotransferase — encoded protein: MSAAIPPTERRVSARVGAISESATLAVDAKAKALKAAGRPVIGFGAGEPDFPTPDYVVEAAIEACKNPKYHRYTPAGGLPELKAAIVAKTLRDSHYEVDASQVLVTNGGKQAIYEAFAAILDPGDEVIVPAPYWTTYPESIRLAGGVPVDVVADETTGYRVSVEQLEAARTEKTKVVLFVSPSNPTGAVYSAEDTEAIGRWAVEHGLWVMTDEIYEHLVYGDAKFTSLPAVLPELRDKCIVVNGVAKTYAMTGWRVGWVIGPKDVVKAATNLQSHATSNVSNVAQAAAIAAVSGDLTAVAEMREAFDRRRRTIVRMLNEIDGVLCPEPEGAFYAYPSVKALLGKEIRGKRPQTSVELAALILEEAEVAVVPGEAFGTPGYLRLSYALGDEDLVEGVSRIQKLLAEAKA
- the secE gene encoding preprotein translocase subunit SecE, whose protein sequence is MTDAVGSIDMPDAQDEAPESQKKGRKGGKRAKKGPLKRLALFYRQIVAELRKVVWPTRNQLTTYTTVVIVFVVIMIGLVTVIDFGLDKAAKYVFG
- a CDS encoding DHA2 family efflux MFS transporter permease subunit — encoded protein: MSQQTPEQTPQPTERRGGAVWALVITSVAGFMAALDNLVVTTALPSIREDFGGALDDLEWTVSAYTLTFAVLLMFGAALGDRFGRRRLFLVGITVFTGASAAAAMAPGIDSLIAARAVQGVGAAIMMPLTLTLLTAAVPAAKRGMAYGIWGAVNGLAVASGPLIGGSLTEHLSWQWIFWLNVPLGLALLPLVRLRLTESFGSGAPLDIRGTLLASGGLFGIVYGLVRAPVVGWSDGVVLLALFAGTALLTGFVFHGMRAENPMLPMRLFRSRAFAGINAASLLMFLGMFGSIFLLSQYMQGVLGYSPTEAGLRMLPWTGMPMLVAPLAGYLSDRVGGRPVVAAGLFLQAVGLGWFAAVVEADTSYAAQLPALIISGIGMSLFFAPASSLVMSSVRAQEQGIASGANNALREVGGALGIAVMASIFSAQGGYESARTFVDGIRPALWVGSAAVALAGVGALYIPRRRPATGPAAGAQEVTEAAVPVPVPVPETASR
- a CDS encoding UDP-N-acetylmuramate dehydrogenase, producing MQELHDTALAPLTTFRLGGPADRLITATTDDEVIAAVREADDSGTPLLLIGGGSNLVIGDKGFAGTALRIATRGFDLDGTKLELAAGEVWTDAVARTVEARLAGIECLAGIPGSAGATPIQNVGAYGQEVSSTITEVVAYDRESRETVTMSNAECAFSYRHSRFKGDPERFVVLRVRFELEDAAGLSAPLRYAETARMLGVDPGDRVPVDAARETVLKLRSGKGMVLDPEDHDTWSAGSFFTNPILTREEFAAFHARVAERLGDGVVPPAYPADDEHTKTSAAWLIDKSGFTKGYGTGPARISTKHTLALTNRGGATTEDLLALAREVVAGVHDAFGITLVNEPVTVGVSL
- the rplK gene encoding 50S ribosomal protein L11, whose protein sequence is MPPKKKKVTGLIKLQIQAGAANPAPPVGPALGQHGVNIMEFCKAYNAATESQRGWVIPVEITVYEDRSFTFITKTPPAAKMILKAAGVEKGSGEPHKTKVAKITQAQVREIATTKLADLNANDLDAASKIIAGTARSMGITVEG